In the genome of Urocitellus parryii isolate mUroPar1 chromosome 7, mUroPar1.hap1, whole genome shotgun sequence, the window CTTCTTAACATTCACAAATAAGGTTCTTTAAGATAGAGTTTAGATTACTTTGAAATGGGCTCATCtgaaatcagaaaaggaaaataattcagcTTTTCTGACACCGGCCTTTACAATCTGTTGACTGAGAACCCAGTAACCTGGCGACTTGCAGGGCTCTACATACAGAATTTTCTAGTCTAAGATAAAGTTTCTCTGAGCAGacccaaggaggtgaaagacatAGGGGATACACCTGGGGTCCAACTGCAGACCTGACTCACTCCTCACCCTTTCCTGTGGAATAATTATCTTCCTTACTTAAGATACACAATTAGCTCTTGATGAAGGTACAAGAAGGATGTAACTTTGGGCTTCAGGTCAAATATTCATGACCTCCATATACAGTCCCATACTCCATAGAGTGAGATATGGCTCCACAGGGCTCAGGATGGAGCTCCAAAGCTCTCCCCAGGGGCTTGGAGGTAGTGGCGACTACAGGACTGGGCTCTGTGCTAGAACATGCACATTCCCAATCCATGCTAAAATGCCAAACCTATGACTGGATACCCCTCTGCTTGCAGTTACCTAGCTCATGGATGGATCAGAAGCAAATACAGTAGAAACCTATTATCATTGAAAGGGAATCACATTGCCACACAAACCACAAGACCAGCCCCAAACAGTCATTGATTGCTCAACAACTAAGGAAAACCCCAGACTCCTAACCACCCACCTCCCACAGGAAGTAAACAGCCCCCAGGAAGCAGGTTCCTCTCAATGCACATCTCTGATGTCTCCATGGGGGACATTCCCCCAGGGAGGAGAGCTGCCAAGGTGCCTGAGCAGCTGACCAGGGATCTCAGTCCAGTCTTGACTCTGAAATGTCTGAGGAACTGGTTCCCTCCCTGTGCAGTTCCCTGCTCCTTTTGCCCTAACCGGGGTCTTTATTCTGTGTACTTCGTACAACACCTGACTTTAGGGAATGTTGGACACTGCTAAACTTCTCATACAGACATAGGTTTCTGGACCTCGAGAAATAGTTCAGTGCATTCAGAGATTTTTGTAtgacctcaattttttttttcctgaaagaaggTGACATCTTCACTGTGTCTATGGGAACAAATGCTGTACCTCCTGTTCTGCTGACAGCAACTCCACACTTACCAGGAGTGCAGACGATAATGGTGTAGGAGAGTGGGCCCCTCATAATGGAAGCAGACTGTGAAATGTGGCAAGGaaagagttgtgtgtgtgtgtgtgtgtgtgtgtgtgtgtgagagagagagagagagagagagagagagagagagagagagagaagagaaacgAAAGCCTCCATCATAAGACAGTGCTTTTGTCTTCATTCTCATTATATAAAAGCCATCATGGCATCAAATCTCCATAAGCCAGGTGCGCTCTGTCCTCTTGGAGTCAACTCAGGATCCCAACCAGAGAGTGGCTCCAACAGAGGGACTAGCACACATCAGATGGGAGGATAAGGTGAGACCAGAGAGATAAGTAATCCAacttactgaaaaataaataaaaatttagaaaaaatgtaCTCTAAGCAACTACAGTTAGCTATTTGATGAGCATCTTATCCAAATACTTacctagataaatatatatatatatatatatatatatatatatatgtgaatatttaaaataaaacataaataacataTATTTCTGTATCATATATGTAGAATGTATATGCATACAGTAGATGTAAGTGGGTACACCTTTTATACTTAATAGGATGGACACACTTCATAGACAGAAGTGTGTGCAGAATTGATAGCAGAATATTCCATGGATGGGCatcttaatttccttcttttttaatccCCTactgatgtttcctttttttttttttttaactagccATGCTGCAAAAAAAATATCCTTGTGTCTACCTATTCCTATTCTTTGGCAGTGTTTCTATAAAATAGATTCCTGAAAATGGAATCAGGACAAAcagcagtttttgtttgtttttttgtttgttggtttcttctttgtagtactggggattgaacccaaggccttagtCAAGCTAGGCAAGAGCTGCATTCCCAACCctaatatgtatgttttatatttgctaagtAGTAGTGTTTTATTAAACCTCAAAGTACTTGATTAGTATGATTCTAAACAATTTTtgttatactagggattgaactcaggggaactctgtcactgagccacatccccagccctatcttgtattttatttagagacagggtttcactgaattccTTAAAGCCTtcccattgctgagtctggctttgaacttgcgattgtCCTACCTCAGATTCccaagatgctggaattacaggcatgtgttaccatgcctggcttctaaACAATTTTAGATtcaaaaatcagattattttgaaaatgaaataattgtgacttataaaaattaatacatgtttgttttttacaCATCTTTTGAATTTCCTCTTCTAATGAAGAAAGGACCCTAGCTCAGTGTATATTTCTTGTACTTATAACTGCAACCCAAGTAATCCATCTGTTAAATAACTTACCTTTTATAGCAAACCTATAAACATAGTTCTTCTCCACATAGAGCCTGATTTCCACACCCACTCCCCACCAACGTTAGCCATTTATTTTGTGGAGTATGGTTTTTAGAGAAATAATATATGATAAACCTATAACCCCATGCAAATATACACCTATATTTGGGAAGGAGTGGTGAATCCTGTTACCTAAGTCAGTGTTCTTAGCCACTAACCTGCATGCAGCACTCCTGGTAAACTTGATGAAAACATCAGTTCTCAGGTTCCATCCAGAGCATTCTGGTGGGAGTGGCTTTTGAACTGTTGCCTGTGACTTGAGTATAGGTAGATGACACCTGGGGAAATCACTTGGGCAGTATTTAATAGCACCTAGTATGTAGTTAAATGAGGGTCTAGTTTGGGAACTCAGTTGTGCCATCTACATGcagtgtgatcttggacaagttgCTTACCCTTCTCTAGCCCAGATTTACTTTTCTGTCTAATGGACATGTTAATAGTAGTACTTAAGCTATATTATTGCATTAGTAGGATTGAATGAATGATATATATAAAAAGCACATAGATTTGAATAAGCCTCAAAAACATTAGCAATTTCTTATTAACACAGCTTTATCATAAGTAATCACTACAAAATACTCTGCCTAATGGTATCTGAAGGATATGGAAATGACAACCCTCAAAACAGTGTGGActgacaggagggagggaggaggaagccaTCATATTGAtgacattgatcctttcccaatacatcCTTTCCCAGTTGCCAATGTCTGGGCTTGGCACaagaatcatgagccactcacagctttgtagattcaaacagcaattctttattcccgaacttaCACTGGCCTCTACACAAACACGTTCTGGTGAAATCCCGTTCTGCCCGCCCAATTCACCTACCCcatgaggcttttttccaaatcccatttgaatctcacgataactcaatgggaacaagcagcaggaacaccctaatcccagcagcaataatcttcaacctccaacttccctaaaacccatattgtcttaaaccgggaacatcCTAGACTTGTCtaaaaccgggaacgccttaaactcaaggagcagggaaacttcctcaaacctgatcagctctaaacccggatccgccctggtctttgaggaaggtcaccttactaaagcatacatgcaatgtcccatcgaatgtcctctaagcaacatggggtacgctggcaaggaaattttgatgcgtcattcctacttggcaatggccctcagcacccagTGACAAGACAATCCCTGGGAAGGAGATCTCCCCCCAAACCTAAAATGACAGTCTCTGGAAGAATATAAAACATTGATCCTTCCCCAAATAGATCTTTTCCCAATGACAGTACAATAGATCCTGGAGGGAAACAGATAAGAGCTGAACTCTGGACCCTCCGCCCTTGCCTTAGTACATacaaatttcaaattctcacaCCTGTTTCCTGAATGTCCAACTGATATGTTCTGATAAAGGCTTCAATGGTTAAGTCATCTCCCAGTGTGTAACCTGTATAAACCCGAACCTCCCCCATGATCAGGCCATTTTCCATCCAGGGAGTGAGCCCTCTGATGCCTGACTCTTCTACTACCTAAAGGCATAGCTGGTCCATGAAGTCTGCTGCCATACCAGTTATTTGTACTTTCACTATGGTGCTAAAAATCATTTTGGTTAATTTTGCTTATGGTATCCATTCAAGAAGGGAATTTTCCTAGAGCAGGTACATTAAGAATCATAAAATGTTTGTAGCTTGGAATATTCCAGAACTGCACCTCCCGTGTAGAGTGGGTTAACTACAGTAGCTCTGTTCTTCTCCCCAAGTCCCTCCATGTCACACCTTCCTATTATTTGCCCTTATTCCTCTTAACCAGTGATTCTGattttctggaaaacaaaagcaaactccatgccagttttcttttaaaaagtgcatcTTTATTATTTCACCAGGCTGGACACAGCTCAGAGCCCAAGGAGCCGCTATGTGTGGGTCAGTGCAAAAGGACCCACTCTATATCTGTCAGTTTGGTGGTTTTGATACCATGTCTGCCTAGAACAAGCCCATTACAGCCACTCAACTGTCACCAGTGTGAGCAAagtgggaggggaggagtggCAAAGAATTTGTCTTGGGATATTTTGGAACagttacaaaatgaaatgaaaataaaaataaattataaaaattaaataatataaataaataaaatctaagttCAGCGTGAGGATGTTCAGCAACAACCAGCCACAGGAGAGGTAGCTATGGAGTCACAGGGATGCTTCCAAGACTCAAGCCCTCTGATCCCCACAGGGCCCACGGAGGTCACTGGGTTCCTTGCTGCCTCCAGGCCACTCAGGCATTCAGCTCCAGGTCAGTGATGTATTCCTGGACCCAGTTCTCACTGGGGTCAGCACACACCTCCCGGCCTCTCTTGGTTAGGAAGCTGTTGGGAGAAGCAGAGGATCAAACACTGAGGAATCCTACAGGGGATCTGGGGCCCATGGTGGTTCCTCCAtcccaccccctgccctgggAAGCTCAGAGAGGCTCTGCCTATGTTACTCCAGAGAGTCTCTCCACCAACTCAAGAGTGTCTCAGGGTACCCTGCCACCTCCTTCTTCTTGTCCCTCCTCTCTGAGTTGGGGGTCCCACCTTCACGACCAATCAGGTCACATTTAAGAGCTGAATCCTACATATGTGGCCTGTCTAGGGTTGCTCTCCTGGCCTGTCTCTGTCCATGTGGGGCTGTCCTCAAGGGTGGGCAGGGGAAGTGGCACTTACATGACACCTGGCTGGGAGCACTGGCTGCTGGTCTCAAAATAGTCCTCTATGAATTTGCGTTGAATCTGCCGGGCCACGTAGGAGAAGCAGCAGGCCGTCGGGGTGTCTGCACCCACTGTGGAGAAAGGGACAGAATGAGTCCAGGTCATCATCCAGAAGGAAAGGTCACTAGCTGTCACATcctcagaggctgaggaagagccCTGCGCAGTGTGGGGACTGGAGACCAGGCCTCGGGAAGGCATTTGGGCATTTCTGCCTGGAAACCTCATGTCTCTgtcttccttctgtctctgttCTCCTTGCTTCCTGACTCTTCTTTATCTGTGTGACTCAGAAAACCAAGCAGCctattctcctttcttccttcagggAATTCTGTTTGGTTCAAGATGTCACACCTCAGCAAAAAGAGAGGTCTGGACACCTATCTCAAGATCCAGTGGGCAGAGCTCCTGGGAGGCCTGGAGTGAGCTGGGGAATCGACCACATCACTGGGAAGGAAGTACCCAGGTCTGGATTCTACCTCTTGCAAACTCAGTGGTTTAGGGCTCCATTTTTCCCTGCCCCAACCCTGACTCTCAGGACTGGGGACAAGGAGAGCTAAGATCCCTTGTAAAGGTGAAAAGTCCTTAAGAGAAAGCTCAAGGTGCTTTGTAGCCCTTTAagaagttttctcttttctcatgggTTCTGGAGACCACAAGAAAAGATTGATGTGGTATACCCAGGGACAGAGAGTGGGGACATTTGCCACAATAAGGTGGACTCACATGGTGCAGTGAAGACCTGATCGCAGAGAGCCATGGTGCAGAGGAAGACAGCAAGAGCAGCCGTGGAGACCTGCATGATGTTCAGTGGATGATGGAGTGTGGTCTCAAGTATCAGCAGAGCCAAGAAGGGCCTGGGTATTCCCTGTTGACTGTGTCCTTCTGGCATCTGAAGCCATCTGCCCTTCTCTTTATAGGCAGCCCTGGCGGATGGGGAAGTGGAATCTGGGGGTGCATGGGGAAAATTTTAAGCATAGCAATGTTGTCATGATGTTACCAAACTTGGGGTCCTTGGTGACCACAGGAACTCAGGATATCTAAGAATAGCATCTCTGAGCTGTAGATTTCAGCTCTAGACTCATGACTTGctctgttttttgggggggaaatggTTTCCCTGTGAGAGAGAGGAGATGACTTTGTTTCCGCTCAAAGCTGCTATTAGCTGGTCCTTTCTCATAAGAACTTATTTATGGATGACCCCTCCAGTGCCGTTCCTTTTTACAGAACTGAAACTCAGTGCTTTCTCAGTCCCTGTAACCACGTGGGGTTGACAAGTGGATGGCAGCAATACCCCACGCCCCAAATCCTGGACCTTAATTAAGGAATCCCCGGCTAGAGGAATGGAAAGTATGATGTCACgtttcatttgtccatttattgaacAGTCATAGAATGACTAGGGGACTCTGTCACAAACTCTAGTTGTGAATTATGAAGTTCCTTTAAGTTTGGGTGTCAATATGTCAGaagactaaaaatatttatacccACTAACCTAGGAAAAGTGTTTCTAGGAAAGAGTTCTACAGAAACAAGCCAGATATGGAGGTATCGTCAAACAAAAAAGACCCAGCATCATTTGTAATTTTCCTCTAGCAATTACAGTTAACTCTTTGATGTCcatctttttgaatatttacctgtataaatatatatgtatataagaagttttaggattaaaaacaaaaataacatgtatAGTTCTGTATCATATACATAGAGTGTATATGCATACAGTAGATGTAAGTGGGTACACCTTTTATACTTACTAGGATGGACACACTGCATAGACAGAGGTGTGTGCAGAATTCACAGCAGAATATTCCATGGATGGACATCTTaattccctttttttcttatcccctactgatatttttctttctttcttttttttttaactagctatactgtaaaaaaaaaaatcattgtgtcTATATATTCCTATTCTTTGGCAGTGTTTCTATAAAATAGATTCCTGAAAATGGAATCAGGTCAAAcagcagtttttgtttgtttgtttttgtttgtttgttggtttttctctttgtagaactggggattgaatccaaggcctcagtcatgctaggcaaaagctctaccacagagctgcatTCCCAACCCTAGTATGTGTGGTTTAGTATTTGCTAAGTAGTAGTGTTTAAATAAACCTCAAAATGTTTGATTACTacgattcacttttttttttataccagggattgaattcaggggcactgtgtcactgagccatatcctcagctctattttgtattttatttagagacatggtctcactgaattccttagttcttcaccattgctgagtctggttttgaacttgtaatcctcctgcctcagcttcctaagacgaagaattacaggcgtgcgccaccatgcctggcttctaaacaattttggataaaaaaatcagtttattcGGAAGATGAAATAATTGTGGCTCATGAAAATTAATACAGGTTTGATTTCTACACATCTTTTTGAATGTCCCCTTCTAATGAAGAAAGGACCCTGGCTCAGTGTATATTTCTTGTACTTATAACTACAACCCAAGTAATCCACCTGTTAAAttgtggtgagccatttctgtgtactgtggccgccattacaagatggcgctggtttccgctgtagtctgtgacaaacaactccttatcagaatgagttggcacgctgtgacttggcaccctatgagaaaagtccacgtggcagttgtgcattggggctttatctgctttattaaggctggggcacacgggagtagagagagaaacaagctaaaagacatgtcaaaacaaaggcctgaataaactgctgaaagaagattcctgagttgcgtcttccttgcgggcaaggggtcgcaacATTAAATAACTTACCTTTCATGGCAAACCTATAAACAGAGTTCTGCTCCACATAGAGCCTGATTTCCACACCCACTCCCCAccaactttatccatttatttggtGGAGTATGGTTTTTAGAGAAATAATGTATGGTACACCTATTACCCCATGCAGATATACACCACATTTGGAAGGAGTGCTGAATCCTGTTACCTAAGTCAGTGTTCTTAGCCACTAACCTGCATGCAGCACTCCTGGTAAACTTGATGAAAACATCAGTTCTCAGGTTCCATCCAGAGCATTCTGGTGGGAGTGGCTTTTGAACTGTTGCCTGTGACTTGAGTATAGGTAGATCACACCTGGGGAAATCACTTAACCAGTGTTTAATAGCACACAGTATGTAGTTAAATGAGGGTCTAGTTTGGGAACTCAGTTGTGCCATCTACATGcagtgtgatcttggacaagttgCTTACCCTTCTCGAGCCCAGATTTACTTTTCTGTCAAATGGGCATGTTAATAGTACTATGTAAGCTATAATATTGCATTAGTAGGATTCAATGGATGATATATAAGAAGCACATAGATTGGAGTAAGCCTCAAAAATGTTAGCAGTGTCTTATTAACAAAGCTTTATTTATCGTAAGTAATCACTACAGAATACTCTGCCTAATGGTATCTGAAGGATATGGAAATGACAACCCTCaaaacaggagggagggaggaggaatccATCACATTGAtgacattgatcctttcccaatacatcCTTTCCCAGTGATAAGACAATCCCTGGGCAGGAGATCTCCCCCAAGCGTAAAATGACAGTCTCTGGAAGAATCCAAAACATTGATTCTTCCCCAGATAGATCTTTTCTCTGGGACAGTACAATAGATCCTGGAGGGAAAGAGATAAGTGCTGAATGCTGAACTCTAGACCCTCTATCCTTGCCTAGTaaatacaaatttcaaattctcacaaCCTGTTTCCTGAATGTCCAAATTGATATGTTCTGATAAAGTCTTCAATGGTTAAGTCATCTCCCAGTATGTAACCTATATAAACCTGTACCttgacttaaagataagaatcatatgatcatctcaatagatgtagaaaaagcatttgacaaaaaacagcatccctttatgttcaaaaaactagaaaaactagggataacaggaacatatctcaagatggtaaaggctatctacgctaagcatcaggccaacatcattctaaatggagaaaaatttaaggcatttcctctaaaaactggaaaagacagggatgccctcttttaccacttatattcaacatagttcttgaaacactggccagtgcaattagacagaggaaagaaatcaaagggatatgtatagggaaagaaaaacttaaattagcattatttgctgatgatatgattcttcacctagaagaccccaaaaaacttcaccagaaaacttctagaactagtaaatgaattcagcaaagtagcaggatataaaatcaacacacataaatcaaacacatttctatatatcagtgacaaaacctcTGAGAAGgatatgaagaaaactaccccattcacaaaacctcaaaaaagaaaaaaagatatctgggaatcaacgaaagaggtgaaagatctgtacaatgaaaactacagaaccctaaagagagaaatcaaagaagaccttagaagttggaaagatctaccttgctcttatttataggcagaaataatattaataaaatgaccatacttcccaaagcactatacagatttaatgcaattccgatcaaaatcccaatggctttcctcacagaaatagaaaaagaatcatgaaattcatctggaaaaataagagacccagactagctaaagcaatccttagtaggaagagtgaagcaggtggcatcactatatcagaccttaaactattctatagagcaatagtaacaaaaacagcatggtactggcaccaaaacagactgtagagcaatggtacagaataaaggtcacagagactaacccataaaattacaattatcttatattagacaaaggtgccaaaaacatgcactggagaaaagatagcctcctcaACAAACGgtcctggggaaactggaaatccatatgcaacaaaatgaaattaaacccctatttctcaccatgcacaaaacttaactcaaaatggatcaaggacctaggaattaaaccagagactctgcgtctaatagaagaaaaagtaggccctaatcttcatcatgtggattaggctccaacttccttaataagattcctatagtacaagaattaaaaccaagaatcaataaatggggtggaatcaaactgaaaagtttcttctcagcaaaataaacaatctgtgaggtgaatagagaacatacatcctgggagcaaatttttacccctcacacatcaaatagagcactaatgtctagtgtatataaagaactcaaaaagctaagcactgaaaaaacaaataacccaatcaacaaatgggccaaggacctgaacagacacttctcagaagaggatatacaatcactcaacaaatatatgaaaaatactcatcatccctagcaatcagagaaatgcaaatcaaaactcctctaagatatcatctcactccagtcacaatggcagctattaggaagataaaccacaataagtgttggccaggatgtggggaaaaaggtactctcatacatctCTGGTCGGACagcaaattggtgaagccaatatggaaagcagtatgaagattccttggaaatctgggaaaggaaccaccatttgacccagccatccctctccttggactatactcaaaggacataaaaacagaatattatagggacacagccacatcaatgtttagagcagcacaattcacaatagcttgtATGCTCATGCACACAAACAGTTAAGTTTTGCTGTGCTTAGCAAAATAAAGAGTTTTGTGAGAAAGTATAAACTCTTTGAACTGTGTTATTGTTGCTGtcttaagaagataaaagaatgttctgccaagtataaaatttatatatatatatatatatatgtgtgtgtgtgtgtgtgtgtgtgtgtgtgtgtgtttgcctgggAATAACTAACCACAAGTTAATTGATAAGAAATACGGAGCACTGTGACCATAAACAAAGTTTTCCTGAGAATGTTTATCCATGCTTATAAGGATTAAGCTGCGgaaaggatattttttctttccctttgttttaattaacaatACTGtataaaagaaggagagaaaaaagtaaagacggtgctcattttctactgaatgcgtgtgtgtgcatgtgtctttcTTAAGCATCTCTGCTGTACCAGGAATTACAGATTTTCAGCGGGTCTGACAGGTGGTGTCCCTGGGTGGGCAGCAGAGAGTCCCCTTACTGGCAAAGGTAAGTGAAAGGGAGAGGTACCATGG includes:
- the LOC144255902 gene encoding C-C motif chemokine 3-like 1, whose translation is MQVSTAALAVFLCTMALCDQVFTAPLGADTPTACCFSYVARQIQRKFIEDYFETSSQCSQPGVIFLTKRGREVCADPSENWVQEYITDLELNA